The genomic segment GTGGAGTTATTGTTTTACATGAGCACGCTGTGCTCTGCTTTTGGGGGTTTATTCCAAATCACTGGTAACTTATCACATCTTAGGTTTGTTTTGTACTTAATTACTAGGTGCTGCTGTTTAATGTTGCCCCTCTAAACTCTATCATTCTGCCCCGTTAGGGACTTGGTGTCAAACCAGCGTACCGTCAGTACCGCCAGTACTCCTTCCAGAAACTTCTTCTCTACATTCCTACCACAAGGCCGACGCACTCCAGGGAAACCACCTCTGGTCTCCACCGGGCCTTCACCAAGCCAAGTAGCAGTGAAATGGAAGGACCCACAAACCTGTCAGGTGAAAGCAAGTGGGAGAATCTCAGAGCTGCTTTGAAAGCATATCATGCCAGCTTCAAAGTCCCCATATTTCCAACGCACTTGGACACACAACTTGATTGATTGTTTGAGAAAGCAGTTTTCAGATAATATCAATGAGTAACCTCAGCACTAGAGTAACTTTAGCTGCAGCCCAAGAAAGTTGACTGTACTGAAGGTGCAGATATTTTAATTATGCTTGTAATCTCCTCCTCTCGCGAAGGTCCTCATCATAATGCATGGCCGACTGACCTGTGATCCTCTATTAAATCCAAAAggaatttgttcttttttagcCTGCAAAGTCAAAAGAAGCTAAGGAGGTAAAGCCAGTTTCCAGCCAGATATCAAGCAGTGAAGCTCCCAGTTCTCAGTCTCAGCAATCAACAAACCAGTCGACAAACCAGACGTCACATCCTAGACACAAGAGAATCCAGGACcatgaaaaagaaaggaaggagcTTTTCTCCAAACCACCCCAACAGGTACCTGAGgaagacattttgggaaataagGGTATTTGTTTTCCGGTCTAATTACAATCATGAGGATCAGCAACGCTGCTCCTATGAATGTAACATATGAAGCCGGATTTATtagcaactgtggtgcaggaggtagagcggtcatcgagcaatcccacagttgttggtttgatccccagctcctctggtcacatgttcaTGTGTTCTTGAACAaagcactgaaccccaacttagttgctgctggtgagtgttggccagctgcaaagcagctcccccatagGTGTATGAGtgcgagtgtgaatgggtaacaTTTACCATTGCTTGTTAGTGAGGGTTCAACATAGCTCATGTTTGTCTTctccaaattaaattaaaggacCAGGCTACGTTTGACGTAGCAACGTTTGAGGCCACATTGGGAGTTCATGATTAGCTGCTGGTGTTTTGTTACTGTtggtaatataataataaaacctaCTCCTGTTTAAAAACTTGGATCGAGCTTAAAGTATATAACTTATGTCAGGCGTTGATAAGCCTAGCTCAgtataaagactggaaacagctaACCTAGTTCAACAACAGATCTTGTTTCTCTTCTAATGCTCACCAATAACACATTCTTTCTCTGTGATTGAGGCTTCCACAAACTAATATGTAAAATCTTTCAAATTATACAGGGAATTGTGTCCTGGAACTGTATGTTGGTGAACAAAACAGCTCagcataatattaataattaatatataatataataatttattcacaCGAATTAGCAGTTATATATCCACCATTTACATTAAGAATTTTTCTGCTGTGAACGAGCTTCACCGTGGCTTCTGTTCATGTTGTGAAAGGGCTGAAGTTTAGGagtaagaaatgttttttagtcTGGTGTTATTGGGTCTGATTCTTCCTCTTAATAAAAAAACCTCTTACATTGTCCAGCCAAACACAAAGCACAAGGGAATTGTGTGAACTATGATGCCTATGACACAGCCCATCGGTCATTAAATTTATTTCTAACACTtacatctttttgtgttttttttattcttatttttcttcagACACCAGAGAAGAAGGGGGAGGCTGGGGAAGGAGAACCTCAGTCTGAGATGTCTAGCGAACCTCTTGATTCTTCCTCGTTGAATAGCAGAAGCTGCAGAGGAGGAGCTGAGGGAGGCTTGTCAGCGGAACAGCCTTTTATCAAACTTAGCCAGGAGGAGTATGGAGAACACCACTCCTCTATCATGCACTGCAGGTTTGCCCTTCCCCTGTTCAGATGAAACCTAtcattctttcttcttcttccccttcATTGAAGCAATATCTACAAACTTGCTTGGTTTCTGGACAAAGTGACTGATACATAATCTGATACATGATCAAGAACTTCAGCTGCAGttattttctttgacttttaataaaaatgaaaccacTTCTTTCCTCTCTGCATCCAATCCTCTTCTCCCGTTTTTCAGGGTTGACTGTTCTGGTCGCCGGGTTGCCAGTTTGGATGTGGATGGAGTCATCAAGGTGAATCTGCATCATTTTAGATGGCttgtataaacataaaaaaagaacaaaaactaaactattAGAGACAAACAATAAAGCCTTTTTCCACCTCAGGTGTGGTCGTTCAATCCCATTATGCAGACTAAGGCCACCATAATGTCCAAGTCCCCTCTACTGTCTCTGGAGTGGGCCACCAAACCTGACAGACTGgtacaaacaaaagacacacacgGCACATTACTGTGTATAGAGACAGCAAAAATCAGGTTTCTCTAACCTTATGTTTAGTAGCTAATGTAGgaaacagcatttacattttagaactATTTTCAGTCCTTTCAGTAATATGCTGAACTCAGGGAATAACCTTGATACTAAACCTAACACTGAACATAAAGTATTGCAATAAGTCCActattactaaaataaaatacatttgtatagtTAGGTTGTGTATAGTCTGAATCACTATATCATGGAGAACCAAGTCAAAATTTGGGGTTAAGATGCTAGATTTGGGATTAGGCTTTGGCTAAAGGATGTAAAATGTTAGAACAGTGTTGAGCAATAGTCTTATGAAATGATgtaagacaataaaatgtcctCCTGAGTAacaaaaatatgtctttgtGGACAGTTGTTACTAGGCAGCGGTGTTGGGACCGTGCGGCTGTACGATACAGACACCAAGAAGAATCTTTATGAGATGAACATTGACGAAACTCATCCACGGTACTGTTTTAATAACTGCGCTGTATGTATAATCGGGGTTGCAGAATCTGGCCGAAAAAGTCATGTTGCTATTACTGGGGACAATGTTGTGAAGGTATTATGAGTCAAATTGCTTGGTTTTTGGTAAAAGAGTGCAGCTAGAACCCTCTTTAAAGATGTAGTGTTAACTTTAATGTCCTATACAGGGATAAAAAGGCTTGGAAAGGTATTACAGTTTATCCTGTGAACAACACGAGTGCCTGTTATTAATCCCACGGCAGGCACTCATGATGCTCACAAGATAAACTCTAATACCTTtggtggtttttaaaaaaaaaagacttttagatGCAGTTagattttggaaaaaaaacaaacaacagtaaCATTTGTACATtcaagttttatattttgttatgtgGCAACAAATATTGGTTGCTGAGGTATAAATTCTTGAGAGTAAGACAGTATGTTTTGTTTCCCAGCATCTTGTCTTTAGCGTGCAGTCCCAGTGGTTCATCATTTGTGTGTTCAGCTGCAGCTGTCAGTCGGTCTGGAAATGTAGATTCTGTACCTCGACAACCGATACCAGTCTCTGGACAGCTGCTGCTCTGGGACACCAAGACTGTTAAACAACAGGTAATTAACTAGCTTGTTGGATAATACTTATTGAGATAACAAATAACTGTATTGAAGCACTACCAGCACTTTGAATGCTTAATCAGTTGAGTGCTTCTATCATCGGACTATCAGTACACAatcaaaatattataaaagaCAATATTCAAAGTCTCCATCAAAGCAGCAGAATGAGGGACAAACCACAGACCTTTACACTCATGTTTCCTCCTTGTTAAGGAATTTCTGTACCTCCTGAGCTTATTTCCAGctctctgaattttttttttttttttggagctttATTTTGTTACTTGAACCTGATTTGatccaagtaaacacagtggatggttgTGTAGCTCCACACACTAGTGTTTTACACTAGTGTGTGGAGCTGCTTCCTTCAGAAGGAGGAGGACAAAAAAATCGCTTTGGTCAATCAATCATATTaatgtgtgaatcagcaggAACCAGCTCTGTCCCAGTTCTCTGTGAACTGGCCTTGCTTTGCTTTACAATGTATGTTATTGGGATTTCATGTGATAGACCGACACAAAggggtacataattgtgaagtgaaaggaaaatgataaattatttttttacaaataaatatctgaatagTGTGGCgttacaaaacaattttacaaatTTAGTGGAGTAACAAGTACAGATTTTTGCTTTTAGATGTactggagtaaaagtcaaactagccgtaattaaatctactttagtaaagtacagatatgtaAACGTTTACTACAAATTAAAATTCCCAAatgttgaaaattaaattaaaggatGACCAAAATCCTAAGAAATCCTGAAGGAGCCATAAATATATGTACCACATCCATGAAGTGTTATGGCAGTCAACCTAATTGTTATCAACGTGTTTTTCTCTGGGAAACATGAAGGAATGGTtacaaatcaaaaatgtgttAGTGGGGCTAAGCTAGAATTTAGAATTAAGCTCCACATACCACTGAACAATATTAACATGATTTGGTTATCATATTTGCTCTAATATTAACATGTTCACTAATGTAACCAAAATTGTAGAGGTGAGGTCAGTGTTTTCAGCTTCTGTTATTTCTGCTGGCTGTAATATTGTCTCTGTTTATTCTGTCTGTCAGCTTCAGTTCTCTTTAGAGCCTGAACCGGTAGCCATTAATTGCACGGCCTTCAACCACAATGGAAATCTGTTGGTGACGGGAGCCGCCGATGGAGTCATTAGACTGTTTGGTTAGTGACACAACTAATggttattttcaactttttaattagtgtaaaataaaatttaaaaaagtcagaAGTTCAAAGctcaaacattattttaaaaacagctatATTTGTGAccaacaaaaccaaactttttgaaatgtattcTACTCAGCAAAGACAGTCCTGAgcagtttattacatttatgtgAACTCATGCATGGATATGAATTGTGTGTAAAGTGATGTTGGAGCacttttgttaacattttacacGTTAATCAGTAAACACACAGTTCTCTGAAATCTTTGTTTCTGATGTAGATATGCAGCGCTATGAGAGTGCCATGAGCTGGAGAGCTCATGATGGGGAAGTTTACAGTGTTGAGTTCAGCTATGATGAAAACACAGTCTTCAGCATCGGAGAAGATGGCAAGGTTGGTGCTCTGCCCTCTGCATTTTTATCCAGAGGCCTTTACAGTGCTGCTTCCCaattacccattcacacatacagacacaccaATGACAGCCATGCAAGGGGCACACTTGAACAACTGGGGCCTTCACTGTCTTGCCAAAGGACACTGGGAGGAACTGGGAGTCGTACCAccgaccctgtggttcatgaaGTCCAAAGAGCCTCGAGGCTCTTGAGTACGCGAAGTCACATAAGTACCAAGTAAACTGCTTTTAGGAGAGAACTGGATTAAGATTGAGCGAGACGTGGAGAGAAAAATGACATATTAGATGACTGTGTTGATTCGCAGTCATGCAGGTCATGGTTTCCCccacaggtgtgtgtttatttggagGCTATTGAAGACATTCCACCACTCACCTGTAAGACTCCTGCAGTTCTAACTGCTGGCTGTGAGTCCCAAATATACAGTTGTTAAATTGTTGATACCTTTAGAATCAGTGAAtaagctgaatttttttttttttttttctgaaaatgtgcGCAAGCCCAAACATACTGATCAGTGCCACCACTAAATGCTGGCAGCAGTGATTTGGTTGCCAATGTGTGGTGTCAAACTACCAATGTTCTATAACCTTACTAATTACTCAACTAATACAGGCTAGTGACTGTTACAATGCATATTCCCCCACCCCCTTCATGCCCACCTTCCCCTTGTTCAAATTTGTTCCACAACGGGTTAGTGAACAGTCCAGGCCGTCACATTTTTGGTCTGCATGCATACTTGCACACAGAGTTCGTCCTAACCTTTTCAAACTCAGGCTGGTGACAACATTTTTACCAGCCTGAACATGCGGGTTAGTGATTTAGTGTTGGCCTTTATTTAAGTGTCAAGGTCCAAATATCACACAGCTGACACAGTATCACAAGTGCACAGTAAGTGCTAAGACTTTATCAGCAGCACAATGAGAGTTTGCATGAGTAAGGAAGATGCAGTAAGCTGGACACAAATGCTGCGAAAaccaaaaagtgtgtgtgtgtgtgtgtgttcagttcatCCAGTGGAACATCCATCGGTGTGGAGTGAGGCAGTCAGAGCAGCTTTTACCTCAGGAGGCCACCGGGCCCTTCGTCCTGTCAGGGTACAGTGGATACAAACAGGTATGGAGTGTTACCGTGGAAGTAGCTGGTTTACCGATCAGACTGCAtcagacttctttttttttttatacaaacataTAATGAAAACTGAAGTTATGGCTTATCGCTTGACCATTATAGCACTTGAGGAAGGCAAagtttcacatacagtattataCGTGAACCGATCAAAGCCCGACataatgagaaaatgagaaattgctgaaaacataaatgaagcTTTATTCATTATAAATAAGGTCATCAAAACACAAGTCATGctgaaaacaattacatttataaaataactgTCATGACATGTTGATGCCAACTTTTGTGAATGAACCTTTGTTCAGGTGCAAGTTCCTCGAGGTCGACTCTTTGCCTTCGACTCTGAGGGACAACACGTGCTGACCTGTTCCAGCTCGGGAGGACTCATATACAGAGTAAATACAGCATCTGTCTAACCTTTGCCTCAAGTGTCCTGGATAAACCTGAACATCTCTTGGTTTTATTCATAGCTACACTTTTggaaatttcctttttttgcttATTAAACTCGATGTTTGCTTATTATATTTTGCATATGTATTCGTGTTTTAGAAAGCACCTTTCAGCTTTGGTGGTTTTTGGCCTTGCTGACTCCAAATACATACTTTCATTTGATCTATATTTTGATATTCTAACCTATCCCATTTTTCACAccttctcctccccctcctccagTTGACCAATAGGGAGCCATCTCTAGAGAGTGTGATGTCGCTGGGTGGACACAAAGCACCAGTGGTGACAGTTGATTGGTGCTCTGCAGTGGACTGTGGCACCTGCCTGACGGCCTCCATGGATGGGAAGATCAAGCTGAGCACACTTCTGGCACAGAAGTCCTGATCATGGATGTATTAAGGAGAAATGGATACTGGACTCACACAAGGCCAACAGTAGAAGAAAAGTACCTTTTCTGTTTTAGggagaaaatgctttttgggAAACTTATTTGTTGTAGTAGTTCAACACTTAGGAAAAATTGGCCAAAGTGCTTTATGGCAGCTCCATATTCAGCTCTCCTGATACATCCATGGTCCTGAAGGAGGACATCTGATGAGTCAGAGGTCATGAGCGTGTTCCCTATTTAGCATTACTGGATATAATTCCAGAATctcatacatttcttttttatgtgaTACAAACAGACTCCTGTCATAAAttcaaattaacattaaaatcatTATGATTAAAATCAGTGACATTCCATATGAGAGCTGGTTTCTTTCTTAAAGCTGCATTTAGGGATTTTTCTGGGCCTTTGCTTGAGTGTCCTCTCTCCCTTAGACTTGGGAGCAGAAGAGAATCAGTACAGCTTGATGTACTCTGAATTGTGGTTAACCTGTTGGCAACCAGCTGGCTACCTCCACATCCTGCCATAACAACATCCCACTGAAGTGTTTCTGGTCACTAGGCAATTGTACTCCAACGTTCTCGCTCTTGTAACACtgtttggtctccaccaacaCCTGAGGAAAACTGTCTCTTTCGGGGCGTGAGGGccgtgacacaccaagctgatGTCAAGGAACAGAACAAGACCAACTGCTATGTCAGCTCACATTTGCTTCATCTTGGATGAGAAGTGGCACTTTAACAGAGCACAACAGCGAGGGCCAACTGGCATGTAGCACTACACAGTCTGGGCCTGCATGACACAGGGAAAGCAGAAGACCTGGGACCGCGTATGTAGAAACTGTAAACAGAGCAGCGTTAACTTAGCATTTACACACAGCTCCCGCTCATCACAGAAGGTTTAGAACTATTTCTAATCATCAAGGTGTCTGTTACAAAGTTACAATTTATAACACCGATACTAGTACGGTGCTCTCTTGTGCACTGATTCACCCAGCCGAACAGCTAGTCGGGTTGGTCTCTTACCAATAGTGTCAACCCATTGGTGAGATAGTCCGTCATCAAATTGGCCTAAATACAACAGACGGGGTCTGACAAGTGCTGATATGCAAGACACGTTGATGGCTTGAGGCTTGAGAACATCCTTAATCCAGAAACAGTGTGCACACTAAAAGCATTTAAGCCATATTTAACTCAGAGGTTTTATGAAACCATAATGCTCTTTAAACAGCTGTGTACAGTTCCCACGTGTCAGCTCAGGTCACTCATGCCACAGGCATGTAATTGTAATTTGAAGCGTGTGTATAAACTTAGAGCATATTTTTAGAGTCTAGTAAGTATTTCTACAGAACTACAAATACAGAAGGCATAgaaatatacataaacacagtTGCTTTTCTAACTGTGTATATCTTCAGTGAAAACGCCTAACAAATTTGCAGTTAAACACAAacgtgtgttgtttttttttcatggatttcattttgtatatttatttagagCTTTGTTAACATTGCAGTTGCATTCATtttgggggcgactgtggtgcaggaaggtagagcggttgtccaccaatgtcgcagttgttggttcaatgcccggctcctctggtcatatgtcacagtgtccttgagccactgagacactgaaccccaacttagttgctcctggtgactgttggccagctgcatagtgtgtgtgattgtgagtttttatttatttattttttgcatgtaaCATCAGAATGGCATTGCGACAGCTGTTAAATTCTACTGGCACCTAGAATCGCGTGATGATCTTTGAAAAGTTACATTTCTGGCAGACATACAAAATGAAAGGTATTATTCTCACAGATCATATCGGATTGATAAGTGTCATGATCTATTCTTTCTGGTTATGTTTGCATTGTTCCAAATGATAGTTTTATGAGGAGGAAGCttgtaaagaaaacataattttgctgcagttaGAGACTGTTGATGAAGCTTTGACGGCTTCGGTGGTAATGTACACTGAACCTCACCGAGTGTCTTTACGGTGACGGATTCCAGCCTCTGTCATGTGTCAGTCCGCCGCAGGGGGCGCTCTAACAAGAAGTGCTGTAATGTAGTGCTGAAGAAGCAGGAGCCACAACAACACGGCGGAGAGTAGTGAGAGCAGAATCTCCAAAATGTCCCAAGATCTATGCTGTTAATCCTGTTTAAACACAGGCGGACTGGACGTTTCcatgaaaaaaagagcagaagtCACACACCCGGTGAGAAAACGGGTCCTGCGTGGTGTTTCAGACCCAGTGGTTAACGTTAGTTAGCTGCTCTCGCGGTGACGCGCAGACGGTTTAAAGCAGCGACCTGCACCGATAGTTTGTTTACACTCAGTCCGCTTCTCTTTGTCGGGTTTCTGGTTCATGTCACTGGGCTCCGGCACCGCGTGCAGACATGGAGAGTTTGTACAAGCGGAAAATGTTCGCCTCGATGCGAAAAACCAAAGTGGCTGCATCGAAGAAGCGGCAGATCGGCCTGCCCGCCTCTATACTGGACGACAGTGACGAAGGCTccttctcatcctcctcctcctccggaTCTCAGTCCGATTTCCAGAGCTCTCCGGAGGACCAGAGCGAGTCCGGGGCGACTTCTAGCGACGACAGCCGCTCCGTGACCCGCAGGAAGCGCTCGTTTCTGGGAGGAGACGACAGCTCCTCGTCCTCCAGCCAAGGGGACGGAGATGAAGAGGAcgaagaagaggatgatgaagagacGGACAGGAACCAGACGAAAAGGATGGTGCAGCCCAGGAAACGGAGCAGGTTGCAGCGACAGGAAGAGTCCGACTCGGACCAGGCGGAGGAGAAGCGGAGAGAGGAGGCGGAGAAGGCCAAGAGGAGGCAGCGGCACAACAAGCTCCTGGCGCTGTCCCGGAGAATGAAGGCCCGAGTGCCGAGCCGGAGGAGGAGCCGCCTGAAGCAGGTACACCTGGACCCCACCACACACTGGCCCTTCACTTCAGACTCAAACAGTTTGTAaatgcatttgtctttttcaagAAATTTTTGTAGTTGAAACTAAAAACCGCACCTTTCAGTGTAAAGGGCTTCAGGTGACTTACAGGGTTATGCACTAACCccagggttagtggtttgagCCCCTGATCCTCTTGCTGTAAGCGTAACTTGTCACCTTGACATAAAAGTTTGGACAAACGACTAAACAATCTCACCAATGTGACACAATGTGTAAAAGGTGTTTGTCTGTGCGTATCTCCAGGGTGCAGGTGACAAGGAAGAGTCTAAAGAAGGCGAGGACGGGGCTGGTGGTGATGAAGCTGGGGACAGAGGAGAAAACGGCAGCAAGAAGGAAGCTGCAGGAGgtgaagaaagagacagagaggaggacaaagacgaggacagagaggaggacaaagaggagGACGAGAAATAGATCTGCACAGGGAGAGAAACTGAGGAGCACTTTGAATGTGAAGAACATAAAAATTAACTTGACTGAAAATGACACAACTGTACATTTTGTTCTCTTTCGCAGCACTTACAGTGGAAAACAACAGCTGGCCTTACAAAGGGCTTCACAGTCTTCTTGTGTTCCTATAGAAACAGACATTGGTGGCATGCAAGGAACAGTTGTACAGAGCTTCGGACAGCCTTGTTGAGCTGTCAAAATCTTTGAAGGACGTGGAGCCCGTGTTTCCAGtatacagttttgtttttttggtggcCCACCTAaaaacttttattatatttatctcTTCTTTTCTTAAGGGAGAAGAACAGTACTGCATTCAAGTGCTAATGTATTGACAAATAATGTCCCTAATCAGaagtttgctctttttttttttatattcccCTAATTTCATTTCCCCATTCTCTTATTCCCTTTTCTCTAACCTTTCCTTTGTTACCTTTTGTTAATGGAGTGGTGCATTTTATTGCACTAGTACCAGTTCAGACTGTTTGCAGATTTCTAAGCTTTGACAACCACGAATAGGATGTCAGTGGCAGTAACAGTTTTCCGCTGCTGTAACAACCTACAGTGTTTCATTAAGAACCTTgtgacattttgtgtgtttcactcAACTACTGTATATTTGACAGTATTGTGATGATACTGAAACACATGTTGCATATCAGTGCTGTGTAATtgcttgttttccagtgtgTATCTGGGCTCATGTTGCTGTATAATGCTTTTCAGGCCAACCTGCCCCTGTTGACAACACctattttgttaataaacttTGCATGTCAAAACTTTATGACAAGCAAAGTTTGTGAAATAGTCACTTCCTAGCTTTGGTATCATGCAAGTACATTTTAGTGAAGAtactgcttttctgtttttctatgaGCTGAATGATGTACAGACAGTTGAAGCCTCAGGACAGTACCTTTATACCTTTTGTTTGGAATTCAGCAACTACAGTTCCCATGATGCTTTgacacaaccaaaaaaaaaaaaaac from the Channa argus isolate prfri chromosome 18, Channa argus male v1.0, whole genome shotgun sequence genome contains:
- the wdr91 gene encoding WD repeat-containing protein 91; this translates as MGSAVERTDEHVREYLIYRGFTNTLKHLDSEIKADKEKGFRVDKIIDQLQQFVQSFDLFGMKEYWLYLDRRLFCRLEDVYRSTVNKLRTSLYRYYVINTIQKGNLEKTQEFFQKQAVELQGQVEWRDWFILPFIPTPEQNPTFSPYFSRQWADTFLVSLHNFLSVLFQCMPQPVLLSFDAEVQKMTSLTEENEQLRQLLFALQTESRDQRDGDEMVHHKLPAYVQNMDRLGDTELDLVSNQRTVSTASTPSRNFFSTFLPQGRRTPGKPPLVSTGPSPSQVAVKWKDPQTCQPAKSKEAKEVKPVSSQISSSEAPSSQSQQSTNQSTNQTSHPRHKRIQDHEKERKELFSKPPQQTPEKKGEAGEGEPQSEMSSEPLDSSSLNSRSCRGGAEGGLSAEQPFIKLSQEEYGEHHSSIMHCRVDCSGRRVASLDVDGVIKVWSFNPIMQTKATIMSKSPLLSLEWATKPDRLLLLGSGVGTVRLYDTDTKKNLYEMNIDETHPRILSLACSPSGSSFVCSAAAVSRSGNVDSVPRQPIPVSGQLLLWDTKTVKQQLQFSLEPEPVAINCTAFNHNGNLLVTGAADGVIRLFDMQRYESAMSWRAHDGEVYSVEFSYDENTVFSIGEDGKFIQWNIHRCGVRQSEQLLPQEATGPFVLSGYSGYKQVQVPRGRLFAFDSEGQHVLTCSSSGGLIYRLTNREPSLESVMSLGGHKAPVVTVDWCSAVDCGTCLTASMDGKIKLSTLLAQKS
- the ccdc82 gene encoding coiled-coil domain-containing protein 82 isoform X1, producing MESLYKRKMFASMRKTKVAASKKRQIGLPASILDDSDEGSFSSSSSSGSQSDFQSSPEDQSESGATSSDDSRSVTRRKRSFLGGDDSSSSSSQGDGDEEDEEEDDEETDRNQTKRMVQPRKRSRLQRQEESDSDQAEEKRREEAEKAKRRQRHNKLLALSRRMKARVPSRRRSRLKQVHLDPTTHWPFTSDSNSLVQVTRKSLKKARTGLVVMKLGTEEKTAARRKLQEVKKETERRTKTRTERRTKRRTRNRSAQGEKLRSTLNVKNIKINLTENDTTVHFVLFRSTYSGKQQLALQRASQSSCVPIETDIGGMQGTVVQSFGQPC
- the ccdc82 gene encoding coiled-coil domain-containing protein 82 isoform X2, which gives rise to MESLYKRKMFASMRKTKVAASKKRQIGLPASILDDSDEGSFSSSSSSGSQSDFQSSPEDQSESGATSSDDSRSVTRRKRSFLGGDDSSSSSSQGDGDEEDEEEDDEETDRNQTKRMVQPRKRSRLQRQEESDSDQAEEKRREEAEKAKRRQRHNKLLALSRRMKARVPSRRRSRLKQGAGDKEESKEGEDGAGGDEAGDRGENGSKKEAAGGEERDREEDKDEDREEDKEEDEK